A part of Sebastes umbrosus isolate fSebUmb1 chromosome 21, fSebUmb1.pri, whole genome shotgun sequence genomic DNA contains:
- the sycp2l gene encoding synaptonemal complex protein 2-like isoform X3, with amino-acid sequence MMEVRMEDCLLRGDSLHLVSVLHDEGLTSITLTRLDQLVSKVVLWFKAVYDLLTSDLQKSSALLSLTDEFYNYFQLLGRAALPVSQLSVVLLQLGRVVLEPEIYFPLRLEAVRTFNSILESLSRDQKRLIQIDQNQTLLLSQVAAAVLTVGDYELQVSLSEALCRLTPRKERELRANQWFSSRDISSAFCDIRDEDFEVDCRRFLNFVNGHHGDQRRVYTFACSRAFLDSTELFPPKDDNLDEFWIDFNEGSGCVSFFINEPQGFLWESIHLLKEDVDQYSLRRDECTGAETVLSVRLINPIMHQNSKGQTVVMNFNCGLHRELEDAAGRVFMKVKTSSRLKDPDVLVQVFPSAGRSYSKKKPRSKSQLKILPLSSPSSEDDSAVTKTSVSRAELLFDQIRTSTLTYDSGVLVGTDLEMSQEQMEEFGGHMSPIRKEVFSGDRKRAAPEPDQTEGLLAQKRRAELQPEGVESNSPPTESLPEGAEPPEEEEPVMEPESHLTSGITAAFNTFKTQLEQHFTGCWKNVETEILLSLKECRQHVSSLLTAVHHHRLESLQRFESSVSDQLKRLNQNSSSLNFINTQIQSFFKSEMQQLGSFCDEHLQRLKSLEGGESSTSPANDGGGEKSSSNQDEAL; translated from the exons GTGGTGTTGTGGTTCAAAGCCGTCTACGACCTGCTGACCTCAGACCTCCAGAAGAGCTCCGCCCTGCTGAGCCTCACTGACGAGTTCTATAACTACTTCCAG ctgCTGGGTCGAGCTGCTCTTCcag tcagTCAGCTGTCTGTGGTTCTTCTTCAGTTGGGTCGGGTCGTTCTGGAACCAGAAATCTACTTTCCACTGAGACTTGAG GCCGTCAGAACCTTCAACAGCATCCTGGAGTCTCTGAGCCGGGACCAGAAGAGACTGATCCAGATCGACCAGAACCAGACCCTGTTACT atCTCAGGTGGCAGCAGCAGTTCTGACAGTCGGAG ACTACGAGCTGCAGGTCAGCCTATCAGAGGCTCTGTGTCGTCTGACTCCCAGGAAGGAACGAGAGCTGAGAGCCAATCAGTGGTTCTCTAGCCGTGACATCAGCAGCGCCTTCTGTGACATCAGAGACGAAGACTTTGAGGTG gaCTGCCGTCGTTTCCTGAACTTCGTTAATGGTCACCATGGCGACCAGCGGAG GGTTTACACCTTCGCCTGCAGCAGAGCGTTCCTCGACTCCACCGAG CTGTTTCCACCAAAAGACGACAATCTGGACGAGTTCTGGATTGATTTTAACGAAGGATCAGGATGTGTGAGCTTCTTCATCAATGAGCCTCAG GGTTTCCTGTGGGAGTCCATCCACCTGCTGAAGGAGGACGTGGATCAGTACAGTCTGAGACGGGACG AATGCACTGGGGCAGAGACGGTCCTCAGCGTCCGACTGATCAATCCCATCATGCATCAGAACAGCAAAGGTCAGACGGTGGTGATGAACTTCAACTGTGGACTCCACCGAGAGCTGGAGGACGCTGCTGGGAGAGTCTTCATG AAAGTAAAGACTTCGTCCCGTCTTAAAGACCCAGATGTTCTGGTCCAGGTGTTTCCGTCTGCAGGTCGATCCTACAGCAAGAAGAAACCACGGAGCAAGAGTCAGCTGAAGA TTCTGCCTCTGTCGTCTCCGAGCAGCGAGGACGACTCGGCGGTAACCAag ACGTCGGTGAGCAGAGCAGAACTTCTGTTTGATCAGATCCGAACCTCCACTCTGACCTACGACTCAG gggTTCTGGTGGGGACGGATCTAGAGATGTCTCAGGAACAGATGGAGGAGTTTGGAGGACACATGTCTCCTATCAGGAAG GAAGTCTTCAGCGGTGACAGGAAGAGAGCTGCTCCAGAACCAG ACCAAACTGAGGGCCTGCTGGCCCAGAAGAGGAGGGCGGAGCTTCAGCCAGAGGGGGTGGAGTCTAACTCACCCCCGACAG AGTCCTTACctgaaggggcggagccaccagaggaggaggagcctgTGATGGAGCCAGAGTCCCACCTGACGTCTGGCATCACGGCTGCCTTCAACACCTTCAAAACACAACTAGAACAACACTTCACT GGCTGCTGGAAGAACGTTGAAACTGAAATTCTTCTGTCTTTAAAAGAATGTCGTCAACACGTCTCCTCACTGCTGACAGCTGTCCATCATCACAG GTTGGAGTCTCTGCAGCGGTTTGAGAGCAGCGTCTCTGATCAGCTGAAGCGACTGAATCAGAACTCGTCCAGCCTGAACTTCATCAACACACAGAtccag AGTTTCTTCAAGTCTGAGATGCAGCAGCTGGGTTCCTTCTGTGATGAACACCTGCAGAG GTTGAAGTCTTTGGAGGGCGGAGAGTCGAGCACCAGTCCAGCCAAtgacggaggaggagagaagagctCGTCCAATCAGGACGAGGCTCTCTGA
- the sycp2l gene encoding synaptonemal complex protein 2-like isoform X1, translated as MMEVRMEDCLLRGDSLHLVSVLHDEGLTSITLTRLDQLVSKELHGSRFSRVLVVMKSLEILSENTDDLQTLISHGLTAKVVLWFKAVYDLLTSDLQKSSALLSLTDEFYNYFQLLGRAALPVSQLSVVLLQLGRVVLEPEIYFPLRLEAVRTFNSILESLSRDQKRLIQIDQNQTLLLSQVAAAVLTVGDYELQVSLSEALCRLTPRKERELRANQWFSSRDISSAFCDIRDEDFEVDCRRFLNFVNGHHGDQRRVYTFACSRAFLDSTELFPPKDDNLDEFWIDFNEGSGCVSFFINEPQGFLWESIHLLKEDVDQYSLRRDECTGAETVLSVRLINPIMHQNSKGQTVVMNFNCGLHRELEDAAGRVFMKVKTSSRLKDPDVLVQVFPSAGRSYSKKKPRSKSQLKILPLSSPSSEDDSAVTKTSVSRAELLFDQIRTSTLTYDSGVLVGTDLEMSQEQMEEFGGHMSPIRKEVFSGDRKRAAPEPDQTEGLLAQKRRAELQPEGVESNSPPTESLPEGAEPPEEEEPVMEPESHLTSGITAAFNTFKTQLEQHFTGCWKNVETEILLSLKECRQHVSSLLTAVHHHRLESLQRFESSVSDQLKRLNQNSSSLNFINTQIQSFFKSEMQQLGSFCDEHLQRLKSLEGGESSTSPANDGGGEKSSSNQDEAL; from the exons GAGCTTCATGGTTCCAGGTTCAGCAGAGTTCTGGTCGTGATGAAGTCTTTAGAGATTCTGTCAGAGAACACAGACGACCTGCAGACGCTCATCAGCCACGGACTGACGGCTAAA GTGGTGTTGTGGTTCAAAGCCGTCTACGACCTGCTGACCTCAGACCTCCAGAAGAGCTCCGCCCTGCTGAGCCTCACTGACGAGTTCTATAACTACTTCCAG ctgCTGGGTCGAGCTGCTCTTCcag tcagTCAGCTGTCTGTGGTTCTTCTTCAGTTGGGTCGGGTCGTTCTGGAACCAGAAATCTACTTTCCACTGAGACTTGAG GCCGTCAGAACCTTCAACAGCATCCTGGAGTCTCTGAGCCGGGACCAGAAGAGACTGATCCAGATCGACCAGAACCAGACCCTGTTACT atCTCAGGTGGCAGCAGCAGTTCTGACAGTCGGAG ACTACGAGCTGCAGGTCAGCCTATCAGAGGCTCTGTGTCGTCTGACTCCCAGGAAGGAACGAGAGCTGAGAGCCAATCAGTGGTTCTCTAGCCGTGACATCAGCAGCGCCTTCTGTGACATCAGAGACGAAGACTTTGAGGTG gaCTGCCGTCGTTTCCTGAACTTCGTTAATGGTCACCATGGCGACCAGCGGAG GGTTTACACCTTCGCCTGCAGCAGAGCGTTCCTCGACTCCACCGAG CTGTTTCCACCAAAAGACGACAATCTGGACGAGTTCTGGATTGATTTTAACGAAGGATCAGGATGTGTGAGCTTCTTCATCAATGAGCCTCAG GGTTTCCTGTGGGAGTCCATCCACCTGCTGAAGGAGGACGTGGATCAGTACAGTCTGAGACGGGACG AATGCACTGGGGCAGAGACGGTCCTCAGCGTCCGACTGATCAATCCCATCATGCATCAGAACAGCAAAGGTCAGACGGTGGTGATGAACTTCAACTGTGGACTCCACCGAGAGCTGGAGGACGCTGCTGGGAGAGTCTTCATG AAAGTAAAGACTTCGTCCCGTCTTAAAGACCCAGATGTTCTGGTCCAGGTGTTTCCGTCTGCAGGTCGATCCTACAGCAAGAAGAAACCACGGAGCAAGAGTCAGCTGAAGA TTCTGCCTCTGTCGTCTCCGAGCAGCGAGGACGACTCGGCGGTAACCAag ACGTCGGTGAGCAGAGCAGAACTTCTGTTTGATCAGATCCGAACCTCCACTCTGACCTACGACTCAG gggTTCTGGTGGGGACGGATCTAGAGATGTCTCAGGAACAGATGGAGGAGTTTGGAGGACACATGTCTCCTATCAGGAAG GAAGTCTTCAGCGGTGACAGGAAGAGAGCTGCTCCAGAACCAG ACCAAACTGAGGGCCTGCTGGCCCAGAAGAGGAGGGCGGAGCTTCAGCCAGAGGGGGTGGAGTCTAACTCACCCCCGACAG AGTCCTTACctgaaggggcggagccaccagaggaggaggagcctgTGATGGAGCCAGAGTCCCACCTGACGTCTGGCATCACGGCTGCCTTCAACACCTTCAAAACACAACTAGAACAACACTTCACT GGCTGCTGGAAGAACGTTGAAACTGAAATTCTTCTGTCTTTAAAAGAATGTCGTCAACACGTCTCCTCACTGCTGACAGCTGTCCATCATCACAG GTTGGAGTCTCTGCAGCGGTTTGAGAGCAGCGTCTCTGATCAGCTGAAGCGACTGAATCAGAACTCGTCCAGCCTGAACTTCATCAACACACAGAtccag AGTTTCTTCAAGTCTGAGATGCAGCAGCTGGGTTCCTTCTGTGATGAACACCTGCAGAG GTTGAAGTCTTTGGAGGGCGGAGAGTCGAGCACCAGTCCAGCCAAtgacggaggaggagagaagagctCGTCCAATCAGGACGAGGCTCTCTGA
- the sycp2l gene encoding synaptonemal complex protein 2-like isoform X2, with translation MMEVRMEDCLLRGDSLHLVSVLHDEGLTSITLTRLDQLVSKELHGSRFSRVLVVMKSLEILSENTDDLQTLISHGLTAKVVLWFKAVYDLLTSDLQKSSALLSLTDEFYNYFQAVRTFNSILESLSRDQKRLIQIDQNQTLLLSQVAAAVLTVGDYELQVSLSEALCRLTPRKERELRANQWFSSRDISSAFCDIRDEDFEVDCRRFLNFVNGHHGDQRRVYTFACSRAFLDSTELFPPKDDNLDEFWIDFNEGSGCVSFFINEPQGFLWESIHLLKEDVDQYSLRRDECTGAETVLSVRLINPIMHQNSKGQTVVMNFNCGLHRELEDAAGRVFMKVKTSSRLKDPDVLVQVFPSAGRSYSKKKPRSKSQLKILPLSSPSSEDDSAVTKTSVSRAELLFDQIRTSTLTYDSGVLVGTDLEMSQEQMEEFGGHMSPIRKEVFSGDRKRAAPEPDQTEGLLAQKRRAELQPEGVESNSPPTESLPEGAEPPEEEEPVMEPESHLTSGITAAFNTFKTQLEQHFTGCWKNVETEILLSLKECRQHVSSLLTAVHHHRLESLQRFESSVSDQLKRLNQNSSSLNFINTQIQSFFKSEMQQLGSFCDEHLQRLKSLEGGESSTSPANDGGGEKSSSNQDEAL, from the exons GAGCTTCATGGTTCCAGGTTCAGCAGAGTTCTGGTCGTGATGAAGTCTTTAGAGATTCTGTCAGAGAACACAGACGACCTGCAGACGCTCATCAGCCACGGACTGACGGCTAAA GTGGTGTTGTGGTTCAAAGCCGTCTACGACCTGCTGACCTCAGACCTCCAGAAGAGCTCCGCCCTGCTGAGCCTCACTGACGAGTTCTATAACTACTTCCAG GCCGTCAGAACCTTCAACAGCATCCTGGAGTCTCTGAGCCGGGACCAGAAGAGACTGATCCAGATCGACCAGAACCAGACCCTGTTACT atCTCAGGTGGCAGCAGCAGTTCTGACAGTCGGAG ACTACGAGCTGCAGGTCAGCCTATCAGAGGCTCTGTGTCGTCTGACTCCCAGGAAGGAACGAGAGCTGAGAGCCAATCAGTGGTTCTCTAGCCGTGACATCAGCAGCGCCTTCTGTGACATCAGAGACGAAGACTTTGAGGTG gaCTGCCGTCGTTTCCTGAACTTCGTTAATGGTCACCATGGCGACCAGCGGAG GGTTTACACCTTCGCCTGCAGCAGAGCGTTCCTCGACTCCACCGAG CTGTTTCCACCAAAAGACGACAATCTGGACGAGTTCTGGATTGATTTTAACGAAGGATCAGGATGTGTGAGCTTCTTCATCAATGAGCCTCAG GGTTTCCTGTGGGAGTCCATCCACCTGCTGAAGGAGGACGTGGATCAGTACAGTCTGAGACGGGACG AATGCACTGGGGCAGAGACGGTCCTCAGCGTCCGACTGATCAATCCCATCATGCATCAGAACAGCAAAGGTCAGACGGTGGTGATGAACTTCAACTGTGGACTCCACCGAGAGCTGGAGGACGCTGCTGGGAGAGTCTTCATG AAAGTAAAGACTTCGTCCCGTCTTAAAGACCCAGATGTTCTGGTCCAGGTGTTTCCGTCTGCAGGTCGATCCTACAGCAAGAAGAAACCACGGAGCAAGAGTCAGCTGAAGA TTCTGCCTCTGTCGTCTCCGAGCAGCGAGGACGACTCGGCGGTAACCAag ACGTCGGTGAGCAGAGCAGAACTTCTGTTTGATCAGATCCGAACCTCCACTCTGACCTACGACTCAG gggTTCTGGTGGGGACGGATCTAGAGATGTCTCAGGAACAGATGGAGGAGTTTGGAGGACACATGTCTCCTATCAGGAAG GAAGTCTTCAGCGGTGACAGGAAGAGAGCTGCTCCAGAACCAG ACCAAACTGAGGGCCTGCTGGCCCAGAAGAGGAGGGCGGAGCTTCAGCCAGAGGGGGTGGAGTCTAACTCACCCCCGACAG AGTCCTTACctgaaggggcggagccaccagaggaggaggagcctgTGATGGAGCCAGAGTCCCACCTGACGTCTGGCATCACGGCTGCCTTCAACACCTTCAAAACACAACTAGAACAACACTTCACT GGCTGCTGGAAGAACGTTGAAACTGAAATTCTTCTGTCTTTAAAAGAATGTCGTCAACACGTCTCCTCACTGCTGACAGCTGTCCATCATCACAG GTTGGAGTCTCTGCAGCGGTTTGAGAGCAGCGTCTCTGATCAGCTGAAGCGACTGAATCAGAACTCGTCCAGCCTGAACTTCATCAACACACAGAtccag AGTTTCTTCAAGTCTGAGATGCAGCAGCTGGGTTCCTTCTGTGATGAACACCTGCAGAG GTTGAAGTCTTTGGAGGGCGGAGAGTCGAGCACCAGTCCAGCCAAtgacggaggaggagagaagagctCGTCCAATCAGGACGAGGCTCTCTGA
- the sycp2l gene encoding synaptonemal complex protein 2-like isoform X4, whose protein sequence is MMEVRMEDCLLRGDSLHLVSVLHDEGLTSITLTRLDQLVSKVVLWFKAVYDLLTSDLQKSSALLSLTDEFYNYFQAVRTFNSILESLSRDQKRLIQIDQNQTLLLSQVAAAVLTVGDYELQVSLSEALCRLTPRKERELRANQWFSSRDISSAFCDIRDEDFEVDCRRFLNFVNGHHGDQRRVYTFACSRAFLDSTELFPPKDDNLDEFWIDFNEGSGCVSFFINEPQGFLWESIHLLKEDVDQYSLRRDECTGAETVLSVRLINPIMHQNSKGQTVVMNFNCGLHRELEDAAGRVFMKVKTSSRLKDPDVLVQVFPSAGRSYSKKKPRSKSQLKILPLSSPSSEDDSAVTKTSVSRAELLFDQIRTSTLTYDSGVLVGTDLEMSQEQMEEFGGHMSPIRKEVFSGDRKRAAPEPDQTEGLLAQKRRAELQPEGVESNSPPTESLPEGAEPPEEEEPVMEPESHLTSGITAAFNTFKTQLEQHFTGCWKNVETEILLSLKECRQHVSSLLTAVHHHRLESLQRFESSVSDQLKRLNQNSSSLNFINTQIQSFFKSEMQQLGSFCDEHLQRLKSLEGGESSTSPANDGGGEKSSSNQDEAL, encoded by the exons GTGGTGTTGTGGTTCAAAGCCGTCTACGACCTGCTGACCTCAGACCTCCAGAAGAGCTCCGCCCTGCTGAGCCTCACTGACGAGTTCTATAACTACTTCCAG GCCGTCAGAACCTTCAACAGCATCCTGGAGTCTCTGAGCCGGGACCAGAAGAGACTGATCCAGATCGACCAGAACCAGACCCTGTTACT atCTCAGGTGGCAGCAGCAGTTCTGACAGTCGGAG ACTACGAGCTGCAGGTCAGCCTATCAGAGGCTCTGTGTCGTCTGACTCCCAGGAAGGAACGAGAGCTGAGAGCCAATCAGTGGTTCTCTAGCCGTGACATCAGCAGCGCCTTCTGTGACATCAGAGACGAAGACTTTGAGGTG gaCTGCCGTCGTTTCCTGAACTTCGTTAATGGTCACCATGGCGACCAGCGGAG GGTTTACACCTTCGCCTGCAGCAGAGCGTTCCTCGACTCCACCGAG CTGTTTCCACCAAAAGACGACAATCTGGACGAGTTCTGGATTGATTTTAACGAAGGATCAGGATGTGTGAGCTTCTTCATCAATGAGCCTCAG GGTTTCCTGTGGGAGTCCATCCACCTGCTGAAGGAGGACGTGGATCAGTACAGTCTGAGACGGGACG AATGCACTGGGGCAGAGACGGTCCTCAGCGTCCGACTGATCAATCCCATCATGCATCAGAACAGCAAAGGTCAGACGGTGGTGATGAACTTCAACTGTGGACTCCACCGAGAGCTGGAGGACGCTGCTGGGAGAGTCTTCATG AAAGTAAAGACTTCGTCCCGTCTTAAAGACCCAGATGTTCTGGTCCAGGTGTTTCCGTCTGCAGGTCGATCCTACAGCAAGAAGAAACCACGGAGCAAGAGTCAGCTGAAGA TTCTGCCTCTGTCGTCTCCGAGCAGCGAGGACGACTCGGCGGTAACCAag ACGTCGGTGAGCAGAGCAGAACTTCTGTTTGATCAGATCCGAACCTCCACTCTGACCTACGACTCAG gggTTCTGGTGGGGACGGATCTAGAGATGTCTCAGGAACAGATGGAGGAGTTTGGAGGACACATGTCTCCTATCAGGAAG GAAGTCTTCAGCGGTGACAGGAAGAGAGCTGCTCCAGAACCAG ACCAAACTGAGGGCCTGCTGGCCCAGAAGAGGAGGGCGGAGCTTCAGCCAGAGGGGGTGGAGTCTAACTCACCCCCGACAG AGTCCTTACctgaaggggcggagccaccagaggaggaggagcctgTGATGGAGCCAGAGTCCCACCTGACGTCTGGCATCACGGCTGCCTTCAACACCTTCAAAACACAACTAGAACAACACTTCACT GGCTGCTGGAAGAACGTTGAAACTGAAATTCTTCTGTCTTTAAAAGAATGTCGTCAACACGTCTCCTCACTGCTGACAGCTGTCCATCATCACAG GTTGGAGTCTCTGCAGCGGTTTGAGAGCAGCGTCTCTGATCAGCTGAAGCGACTGAATCAGAACTCGTCCAGCCTGAACTTCATCAACACACAGAtccag AGTTTCTTCAAGTCTGAGATGCAGCAGCTGGGTTCCTTCTGTGATGAACACCTGCAGAG GTTGAAGTCTTTGGAGGGCGGAGAGTCGAGCACCAGTCCAGCCAAtgacggaggaggagagaagagctCGTCCAATCAGGACGAGGCTCTCTGA
- the gnal gene encoding guanine nucleotide-binding protein G(olf) subunit alpha, protein MGCLGGQTEEERLDEKAKREANKKIERQLQKERQAYKATHRLLLLGAGESGKSTIVKQMRILHVDGFNDEEKQEKVQDIRKNVKDAIVTIVSAMSTLTPPVPLGNPGNEFRLDYIKGIAPLSDFEYTEDFFEHTQKLWEDDGVRACFERANEYQLIDCAQYFLDRLDAVRRTDYTPTDQDLLRCRVLTSGIFETRFQVDKVNFHMFDVGGQRDERRKWIQCFNDVTAIIFVAASSSYNMVIREDNSTNRLRESLDLFRSIWTNRFLKTISVILFLNKQDVLADKILAGKSKVEDYFPEYVTYQVPAEAVPDADEDPRVTRAKFFIRDEFLRISTASGDGKHYCYPHFTCAIDTENIRRVFNDCRDIIQRMHLRQYELL, encoded by the exons ATGGGCTGTCTGGGAGGACAGACGGAGGAAGAACGACTGGATGAGAAAGCGAAGAGAGAAGCCAACAAGAAGATCGAGAGACAgctgcagaaagagagacaggctTATAAAGCTACacacagactgctgctgctgg gtgcAGGAGAATCAGGTAAGAGCACCATAGTGAAGCAGATGAGGATTCTTCATGTCGACGGTTTCAATGATGA GGAGAAGCAGGAGAAGGTTCAAGACATCAGGAAGAACGTGAAGGACGCCATCGTG ACCATCGTGTCAGCCATGAGTACGTTGACTCCGCCCGTTCCTCTGGGTAACCCTGGCAACGAGTTCAGACTCGACTACATCAAAGGCATCGCACCGCTGTCTGACTTTGAATACACAGAg GACTTCTTTGAGCACACTCAGAAGCTGTGGGAGGACGACGGCGTGAGGGCGTGCTTCGAACGCGCCAACGAATATCAGCTGATCGACTGCGCTCAGTA cttccTGGACAGGCTGGATGCAGTCAGGAGGACGGACTACACACCTACTGACCAG GATCTGTTGCGCTGCAGAGTTTTGACTTCGGGGATTTTTGAAACCAGGTTTCAGGTCGACAAGGTCAACTTCCA taTGTTTGATGTTGGCGGACAGCGAGATGAACGCAGGAAGTGGATTCAGTGCTTTAACg ATGTGACGGCCATCATCTTCGTGGCTGCCAGCAGCAGCTACAACATGGTGATCAGAGAGGACAACTCCACCAATCGGCTGAGAGAATCTCTGGACCTCTTCAGATCCATCTGGACCAACAG gttCCTGAAGACCATCTCAGTGATCTTGTTCCTGAACAAACAGGACGTTCTCGCTGACAAGATTCTGGCTGGAAAATCCAAAGTGGAGGATTATTTCCCCGAATACGTCACCTACCAAGTCCCTGCTGAAg cTGTTCCAGATGCTGATGAAGACCCCAGAGTGACCAGAGCCAAGTTCTTCATCAGAGACGAGTTCCTG aggaTCAGCACGGCGAGTGGCGATGGGAAACATTACTGTTATCCTCACTTCACCTGCGCCATCGACACTGAAAACATTCGCCGCGTCTTCAACGACTGTCGTGACATCATCCAGCGGATGCACCTGCGGCAGTACgagctgctctga